From one Coffea eugenioides isolate CCC68of chromosome 11, Ceug_1.0, whole genome shotgun sequence genomic stretch:
- the LOC113752159 gene encoding uncharacterized protein LOC113752159 has product MKVLVRKNPEALYRKGVVDFFSDKHEDSALENLEEAANSGHADAAYALGIIYIFVGGDELKRKGMRLLMKSRILKGRVNLCRQNLPALLRMIWVKNAVFLNPTPICCAMTHERKTSSWPMDADEVEESTCEGCACDEEIRAICAALPYR; this is encoded by the exons ATGAAGGTACTGGTTCGCAAAAATCCAGAAGCCTTGTACCGAAAAGGAGTG GTTGATTTTTTTTCGGATAAGCACGAGGACTCAGCATTGGAAAACCTGGAAGAAGCTGCTAATTCAGGCCATGCCGATGCTGCATATGCGTTGGGAATAATTTACATCTTTGTTGGTGGGGACGAGTTAAAGCGCAAAGGTATGAGACTGCTCATGAAATCCAGAATTCTTAAAGGCAGAGTGAATCTTTGCCGTCAGAATTTGCCAGCGCTGCTGAGGATGATATGGGTCAAGAATGCTGTGTTTCTAAACCCAACGCCCATTTGTTGTGCCATGACACATGAGAGGAAAACATCTTCATGGCCTATGGATGCCGATGAAGTGGAGGAGAGTACGTGTGAAGGGTGCGCTTGCGATGAAGAAATTCGAGCAATTTGTGCTGCCCTGCCATATCGTTAG